The following coding sequences are from one Desulfosporosinus orientis DSM 765 window:
- a CDS encoding flagellar protein FlaG: MIAINPVQPNTQTTLVPMDAFPGQKLDRSLETPRKVIDRKGEIPSAREEIPREEVEKATEKLNRLMGIINKQLEFDIHDHSDSFTVRIIDQPSGEVLSEVSPTKVLDILGSFTQAAGLLFDELV; the protein is encoded by the coding sequence ATGATAGCAATTAATCCCGTTCAGCCAAATACTCAAACGACCCTGGTTCCAATGGATGCTTTTCCGGGACAAAAGCTGGACCGTTCCTTGGAGACCCCGCGTAAAGTCATAGATCGCAAAGGGGAAATTCCCTCAGCTCGTGAAGAGATTCCCCGTGAAGAAGTTGAAAAAGCAACGGAAAAGCTTAATCGACTAATGGGAATTATTAATAAGCAATTAGAGTTTGATATTCATGACCATTCTGACTCCTTTACTGTAAGGATAATCGATCAGCCAAGCGGAGAAGTACTGAGTGAAGTTTCTCCGACAAAGGTTTTAGATATTTTAGGTTCATTTACTCAAGCGGCCGGATTATTGTTTGATGAATTAGTTTGA
- the fliS gene encoding flagellar export chaperone FliS — MVNSQMADVYKKQQIMTSSPQQLTLLLYNGALKFLNESILAMEQGDKQKSHNANLRVQAIVSEFVLTLDMKYEISITWAQLYEYVEHCLIQGNLNQDVNLLKQAKEVLQELRDAWAGAMKQTRLAPVAGE, encoded by the coding sequence ATGGTCAATTCACAAATGGCAGATGTATATAAAAAACAGCAGATTATGACCTCTTCGCCGCAGCAATTGACTTTATTGCTCTATAATGGAGCCTTAAAATTCTTAAATGAAAGCATTTTGGCTATGGAGCAGGGAGATAAGCAGAAATCCCATAATGCCAATCTTCGTGTTCAAGCTATAGTGAGTGAATTTGTTCTGACCTTAGATATGAAATATGAAATATCCATAACTTGGGCGCAACTTTACGAATATGTTGAGCACTGTCTTATTCAGGGAAATCTTAACCAAGATGTCAATCTGCTGAAGCAAGCTAAGGAAGTCCTGCAAGAGCTCAGAGATGCGTGGGCAGGGGCAATGAAACAGACAAGACTGGCCCCTGTGGCAGGCGAATAA
- the fliD gene encoding flagellar filament capping protein FliD, with product MSSAGGIYGLSGSGMDVDALVKSLMTGQKTKEDTLIQQRTVLEWQKTAYNKVYDDISKFRDSLFNYKLESTLSPHSVSSSNTSVVTATANADAVDVNHSLVVAQVASGVNLLSSATISSGDKTTLATQMGVQNSFTLNIANGTTSKSITVNPTDSINDVVSAINNAGIKVKASYDSTLDRFFLSTTDLGSSTGINITTTSDSTTGRDDGGLFVEGLHLYSSAGTTNDDGTNITTTFTSESGKDAVIQLDGVQLTQDSNTFTIAGVTYNLIGVSSGASVDSGGTPTWGSGNTTNVSVSFDVDKAVSTIQSLVDSYNDILSELNDMVDEERYTDYPPLTDDQKSAMQDSDIEAWEKKAKSGMLHNDSTVTSLINSMRNLFIGSVSGISQTYDSKTGKMVTYNSAASIGITTGDYTEEGKLYLNTDDLKAALNNNPDVLKQLFGATGTTTVNGKKTTDTRAQGIAGRLYDTIKTSMDQLQRIAGTTASTSYDTQSDFAKRIAAKNDELDIAYDRYDVMEAAYYAKFNAMEEALAQLNNQSSWLTSQLSSS from the coding sequence ATGTCATCGGCAGGAGGAATTTATGGACTGTCCGGTTCGGGGATGGATGTTGATGCACTTGTTAAGAGTCTAATGACTGGACAGAAAACCAAAGAGGATACATTAATCCAACAGAGAACAGTGCTGGAATGGCAAAAAACGGCTTACAATAAAGTTTATGATGATATCAGTAAATTCCGTGATTCATTGTTTAATTATAAGCTGGAATCGACTTTAAGTCCCCACAGTGTATCGTCCAGCAATACATCGGTGGTCACAGCTACTGCAAATGCTGATGCTGTGGATGTTAATCACTCTTTGGTGGTTGCCCAGGTGGCCAGCGGGGTAAACCTATTAAGTTCCGCAACTATCAGTAGTGGTGATAAAACCACTTTGGCAACGCAAATGGGGGTTCAGAATTCATTTACGCTTAACATAGCCAATGGAACAACGAGCAAGTCGATAACAGTTAACCCTACGGATAGTATTAATGATGTTGTTAGTGCTATCAATAATGCGGGCATCAAAGTAAAGGCCAGCTATGACAGTACTCTAGACAGATTCTTTCTATCAACGACTGACTTAGGATCTTCTACGGGGATTAATATAACTACAACTAGTGACAGCACTACAGGCAGAGATGACGGAGGACTTTTTGTTGAAGGGTTACACCTATATTCAAGTGCTGGTACCACCAATGATGACGGTACGAACATTACCACAACCTTTACCAGTGAATCAGGTAAGGATGCTGTGATTCAGCTTGACGGCGTGCAATTAACACAAGACAGCAATACCTTTACTATCGCCGGCGTAACCTATAATCTAATAGGTGTATCATCAGGGGCCTCAGTAGATTCTGGTGGTACCCCTACTTGGGGATCAGGGAATACAACGAATGTCAGTGTGTCCTTTGATGTTGATAAGGCAGTGTCCACTATCCAGTCCTTAGTTGACTCCTATAATGATATTCTGAGTGAGCTCAATGACATGGTGGATGAGGAACGCTATACGGATTACCCTCCTCTTACGGATGATCAGAAATCCGCGATGCAGGACAGCGATATCGAGGCTTGGGAAAAAAAGGCCAAGAGCGGAATGCTCCACAACGATAGTACTGTTACCAGCCTGATCAACAGCATGCGGAATTTATTTATCGGCTCAGTTTCCGGCATATCTCAGACTTATGATTCTAAGACCGGAAAAATGGTTACTTACAATAGTGCTGCTTCCATCGGTATAACAACCGGAGATTATACAGAGGAAGGCAAGCTGTATTTAAATACAGATGATCTAAAAGCTGCCTTGAACAACAATCCCGATGTGCTGAAGCAGCTGTTTGGAGCTACCGGGACGACGACAGTTAATGGCAAGAAAACAACTGACACCAGAGCCCAGGGGATTGCCGGTCGTTTGTATGATACGATTAAAACCAGTATGGATCAATTACAACGGATAGCTGGTACAACCGCTAGTACTTCCTATGATACACAAAGTGATTTTGCTAAAAGAATTGCTGCAAAAAATGACGAGCTTGATATTGCCTATGACCGATATGATGTAATGGAGGCTGCTTATTATGCAAAGTTTAATGCCATGGAAGAAGCTCTGGCACAATTAAATAATCAGAGCAGCTGGCTGACATCGCAATTAAGTTCCAGCTAA
- a CDS encoding flagellar protein FlaG, producing MDIGAIKNTLDVGGSAYVSQTTFRSQPAANVQAENMGDAADKTVSALTDEEKKKKPALEDVSQMTEAMNKFVQAINTNIRFKVHEKSNQLMVQVIDLANNTVLKEFPSEEFLDTVAAIRDYVGILLDKKI from the coding sequence TTGGATATTGGAGCAATAAAAAATACCCTGGATGTTGGTGGTTCAGCTTATGTTTCTCAGACAACCTTTCGTTCGCAGCCCGCTGCGAATGTTCAGGCTGAAAATATGGGTGATGCTGCAGATAAAACAGTTTCTGCTTTGACAGATGAAGAAAAAAAGAAAAAACCTGCTTTGGAAGACGTAAGCCAAATGACAGAAGCGATGAATAAGTTTGTGCAAGCAATCAATACCAATATTCGCTTCAAGGTCCATGAAAAATCAAACCAACTGATGGTGCAAGTTATTGATCTAGCAAATAATACAGTTCTTAAAGAGTTTCCTTCCGAGGAATTTCTCGATACAGTTGCGGCGATTCGGGATTATGTTGGAATTTTACTGGATAAAAAAATTTAG
- a CDS encoding dTDP-glucose 4,6-dehydratase has product MKMLVTGGAGFIGRWLVKRLLEDGHDVWALDDLSNGRQENLEEFIDHPKLIEFLHGDIKDIKILDALFSNHFDICYHLAASINVQDSIDAPRTTFDNDVIGTFNVLEQCKMHRTKIVFMSTCMVYDRAHDDTGITEKHPVKPASPYAGSKIAGENMVLSYWYAYGLPAVVVRPFNTYGPFQKTGGEGGVIAIFIKKGLAGEDLGIYGTGQQTRDFLYVEDCASFVAQCGYSEAVNGEIVNAGLGRDISINDLAVMIAQDKKRIKYLEHIHPQSEIMKLLCNNDKANKLLNWQAQYSLKEGITKTTEWIKENLRLI; this is encoded by the coding sequence ATGAAAATGCTAGTAACGGGCGGAGCCGGATTTATTGGCCGTTGGTTGGTGAAACGATTATTAGAAGACGGGCATGATGTATGGGCTTTAGATGATTTGTCCAACGGTCGGCAAGAGAATCTTGAAGAGTTTATAGATCATCCAAAGTTAATAGAATTTTTGCATGGCGATATTAAAGATATTAAAATACTTGATGCTCTTTTCTCAAACCACTTCGATATCTGCTATCACCTGGCGGCAAGTATCAATGTGCAAGACAGTATTGATGCTCCCCGTACCACCTTTGATAATGACGTAATTGGCACATTTAATGTTTTAGAACAATGCAAAATGCATAGGACTAAAATCGTTTTTATGAGCACTTGCATGGTCTATGACCGAGCTCACGATGACACAGGAATTACAGAAAAGCATCCTGTAAAGCCGGCCTCGCCTTATGCGGGCAGCAAGATTGCCGGAGAAAATATGGTGTTGTCCTATTGGTATGCCTATGGCTTGCCTGCAGTAGTAGTTCGGCCGTTTAATACTTACGGACCTTTCCAAAAGACCGGAGGAGAGGGCGGGGTCATTGCAATCTTTATCAAGAAAGGTTTAGCAGGTGAGGACTTAGGTATTTATGGAACAGGCCAGCAAACCAGGGATTTTCTATATGTCGAAGATTGTGCTTCCTTTGTAGCACAATGCGGGTATAGTGAGGCTGTTAACGGGGAAATCGTTAATGCTGGTTTGGGAAGAGATATTTCAATTAATGATTTAGCAGTAATGATTGCCCAGGATAAGAAAAGAATTAAATATTTAGAGCATATTCATCCGCAAAGTGAAATTATGAAATTATTATGTAATAATGATAAAGCTAACAAGTTATTAAATTGGCAAGCACAGTACAGTCTTAAGGAAGGGATAACTAAAACTACGGAATGGATAAAAGAAAATTTAAGATTAATTTAA
- the pseC gene encoding UDP-4-amino-4,6-dideoxy-N-acetyl-beta-L-altrosamine transaminase: MRETFLPYGKQWLDEDDIKAVIQVLKSDYLTTGPKILEFEKEFANYVGANYAVAIANGTAALHAACFAAGIKEGDEVITTPITFAASANSVLYCGGQPVFADIDLDTYNISPSEIRKRITSKTKAIIPVHFAGQPCEMDEISRIAKEDNLIVIEDAAHAVGANYKGKRIGSLSDLTTFSFHPVKHITTGEGGMITTNSEQLYEKLLLFRSHGITRNRDLMQEEYQGSWYYEQLELGYNYRITDIQAALGLSQLKKADRFLKRRREIARLYSQAFKEQPNLITPLQQDDCDSSWHLYVVRLKLDNLKCSRRGFFEYLQQENIGVNVHYIPVYKHPYYQKNGYQAVKCPNSEQYYETCLSLPIFPKMTNQDVEDVIESFKTILKRNGK, translated from the coding sequence GTGAGAGAAACATTTTTACCGTATGGTAAACAGTGGCTCGATGAGGATGACATTAAGGCTGTAATCCAAGTTCTAAAGTCGGATTACTTAACAACAGGGCCAAAGATTTTAGAATTCGAAAAAGAGTTTGCCAACTATGTTGGGGCTAACTATGCTGTAGCAATAGCTAACGGTACTGCCGCCCTCCATGCCGCATGTTTCGCGGCAGGAATAAAAGAGGGCGATGAGGTTATTACAACTCCCATCACATTTGCAGCCTCAGCCAATAGTGTGTTGTATTGTGGCGGACAACCTGTATTTGCTGATATCGACCTCGATACATATAATATTTCTCCTTCTGAAATTCGTAAAAGGATTACATCGAAAACAAAAGCTATTATCCCGGTTCATTTTGCAGGCCAGCCCTGCGAAATGGATGAAATTAGCAGAATTGCTAAGGAGGATAATCTAATTGTTATTGAAGATGCTGCCCATGCAGTGGGAGCAAACTATAAAGGTAAGAGAATCGGGAGTCTATCGGATTTGACGACCTTTAGTTTTCATCCGGTGAAGCATATTACCACTGGTGAAGGCGGTATGATCACTACTAACAGTGAACAACTGTATGAGAAACTTCTCTTATTTAGAAGTCATGGTATTACCAGAAATAGAGATCTCATGCAAGAAGAATATCAAGGTTCATGGTATTATGAACAGTTGGAGCTTGGCTATAATTATAGAATAACGGATATTCAAGCTGCTTTGGGACTTAGTCAGCTCAAGAAGGCAGACAGATTTCTAAAAAGGCGGCGTGAAATAGCCCGCCTATATTCTCAAGCCTTCAAGGAGCAACCGAATTTAATAACCCCCTTGCAGCAAGACGACTGTGATTCAAGTTGGCATTTATATGTCGTTCGCTTAAAATTAGACAATCTCAAATGCAGTCGCAGGGGTTTTTTTGAATATCTCCAGCAGGAGAATATTGGGGTAAATGTTCACTATATACCCGTATATAAGCATCCCTATTACCAGAAAAACGGCTATCAGGCTGTGAAATGTCCAAACAGCGAGCAGTATTATGAAACGTGTTTAAGTTTGCCAATATTCCCCAAGATGACCAACCAAGACGTGGAAGATGTTATAGAAAGCTTCAAAACTATTTTAAAAAGGAATGGAAAGTAA
- the pseG gene encoding UDP-2,4-diacetamido-2,4,6-trideoxy-beta-L-altropyranose hydrolase, whose product MIKVCIRADGGKNVGQGHIMRCLSLAQAFRRHGHKVHFFSKLDKGIKIIESENFEVVRLTSYEQETEGYDYGSPDQLADEAREMIPLLEKYQIDVLIMDTYNINKDYFLTLKPYVGRTVYIDDINKFIYPVDIVVNGNITGEYLGYEKYDHGQILLLGPQYNMIRNEFGNLPCRFVRSKVDEIMITTGGADPFNLTGSLLVNLLMEEEFRDIRFNVLVGSSFANCESLDDLSNKYNNVFLYANTDLPYQFSNITYSNISSIMLRSDLAISAGGSTLYELAACGTPALAVILADNQEGIVCKMDELGYVMNLGWYNQLKKDLVLHKLDELRYDFQLRREMSSRGQRLVDGKGTERIVGSIIQSLDNDY is encoded by the coding sequence ATGATTAAGGTTTGTATACGTGCTGATGGCGGAAAAAACGTGGGTCAGGGTCACATTATGCGCTGCTTGTCTTTAGCCCAAGCCTTTCGGCGTCATGGACATAAAGTTCATTTCTTTAGCAAACTCGATAAAGGCATCAAAATAATCGAGTCTGAGAACTTTGAGGTTGTAAGATTAACCTCTTATGAACAAGAGACGGAAGGCTATGATTATGGCAGTCCTGACCAACTTGCCGATGAGGCTCGGGAAATGATTCCCTTATTAGAGAAATATCAGATCGATGTTTTGATTATGGACACTTACAATATCAATAAAGATTATTTTCTAACTCTTAAACCATATGTTGGTCGAACAGTTTATATAGATGACATCAATAAGTTTATTTATCCCGTAGATATAGTAGTGAATGGTAACATTACAGGGGAATATTTGGGATACGAAAAGTACGATCATGGGCAAATTCTACTGTTAGGGCCACAGTATAATATGATCCGAAATGAATTTGGAAATCTGCCCTGCAGATTCGTAAGGAGCAAAGTGGATGAAATCATGATCACAACGGGTGGTGCTGATCCCTTCAATCTCACAGGCAGCTTGCTTGTAAACTTATTAATGGAAGAGGAATTTAGAGATATTCGGTTTAATGTCCTGGTAGGAAGCAGTTTTGCGAATTGTGAATCTCTCGATGATTTGAGTAACAAGTATAATAATGTTTTTCTTTATGCGAATACGGATTTGCCCTATCAATTTTCGAATATCACTTATTCTAACATATCCTCAATTATGCTTCGCTCCGATTTAGCAATTTCGGCTGGCGGGAGTACATTATATGAACTGGCTGCTTGCGGTACCCCTGCTCTGGCCGTCATACTTGCCGATAATCAGGAGGGCATCGTTTGTAAAATGGATGAACTAGGATACGTCATGAATTTAGGTTGGTATAATCAGTTGAAGAAGGATCTGGTTCTTCATAAACTGGATGAGCTTAGATATGATTTTCAATTACGTAGAGAAATGAGTTCTAGAGGGCAAAGGTTAGTTGATGGTAAAGGGACAGAACGGATTGTAGGCAGTATAATCCAGAGTCTTGATAATGATTATTGA
- the pseH gene encoding UDP-4-amino-4,6-dideoxy-N-acetyl-beta-L-altrosamine N-acetyltransferase: MLETKRLLLRLLNEQDENDIVKWRNQKDIINSLFSYKGVTITEHRQWFDKYSRDDTRIEYVICKKEDGKKIGTIGLSSIDHKNQKAEYGILIGEAQEQKKGFALEASYTLLKYAFYDLNLHKIKLHVFTDNNIAINLYKRLGFKEEGTLHQEIYKNSGFKDVLVMGLLKEEWVGHD, encoded by the coding sequence ATGCTCGAAACAAAAAGACTTTTGCTAAGGTTATTAAATGAACAAGATGAGAACGATATTGTTAAATGGAGAAATCAAAAGGATATTATTAATAGTTTATTTAGCTATAAAGGTGTGACTATTACAGAGCATAGGCAATGGTTTGATAAGTATTCTCGTGATGATACCAGGATTGAATATGTTATTTGTAAAAAAGAAGATGGCAAAAAGATAGGAACTATTGGTTTAAGTTCTATCGATCATAAGAACCAGAAGGCGGAATATGGTATTTTAATTGGTGAAGCTCAAGAGCAAAAAAAAGGATTTGCTCTAGAAGCAAGTTACACTCTTTTGAAGTATGCCTTTTATGATTTGAATTTACATAAGATAAAACTTCATGTGTTTACGGATAACAACATTGCCATAAATTTATACAAAAGGTTAGGATTTAAGGAAGAAGGTACTTTGCACCAAGAAATTTATAAAAATTCAGGGTTTAAAGATGTCTTGGTTATGGGGCTGCTAAAGGAAGAATGGGTTGGACATGATTAA
- the pseI gene encoding pseudaminic acid synthase: MKSVISFKNRNIGNDYPCYFIAEMSANHAGDIKRAIEIIQAAKESGADCIKLQTYTPDTLTINCSNKYFQIKKGTWQGENLYELYQKAYTPWEWQGQLKEEADKVGIDFLSTPFDKTAVDFLESLNVNFYKIASFELVDIPLIKYVASKGKPIIMSTGMGSLGEIEEAVNAVKSQENENLCLLKCSSAYPAVTEDMNLKTIQHLKETFGVPAGLSDHSLGSIGAVTAVALGANVIEKHFCLSRTIENPDASFSMEPHEFKAMVKDIRIAEKAMGNVCYQLSEKEAESKQFRKSIFVVRDMVKGETFSEENIRVIRPGHGLEPKYYEDIEGKKAADNIELGTPLRWGLVE; this comes from the coding sequence ATGAAAAGCGTAATTAGCTTTAAAAACCGAAACATTGGCAATGATTATCCATGCTATTTTATTGCGGAAATGTCTGCAAATCACGCCGGAGATATAAAGAGAGCCATTGAGATTATTCAAGCAGCTAAAGAAAGTGGAGCAGATTGTATAAAACTGCAAACCTATACCCCAGATACTCTGACGATTAATTGCAGCAACAAATACTTTCAAATAAAAAAAGGGACTTGGCAGGGAGAAAACCTTTATGAGTTATATCAAAAAGCTTATACTCCATGGGAATGGCAGGGCCAGCTAAAAGAGGAAGCAGACAAAGTAGGAATTGACTTCCTGTCTACTCCCTTTGACAAAACTGCCGTCGACTTCTTAGAAAGCTTAAACGTTAATTTTTATAAAATTGCTTCTTTCGAATTAGTTGATATTCCGTTAATAAAATATGTTGCTTCAAAAGGTAAGCCGATCATTATGTCCACCGGTATGGGCTCGTTGGGAGAAATAGAGGAAGCAGTTAATGCGGTAAAGTCTCAGGAGAATGAGAATCTCTGTTTGTTAAAGTGTTCCAGCGCTTATCCTGCTGTTACCGAGGATATGAACCTTAAAACCATACAACATTTGAAGGAAACATTTGGTGTCCCGGCAGGCCTTTCAGATCATTCGTTAGGCTCGATAGGTGCAGTAACAGCAGTTGCCTTGGGAGCGAATGTTATTGAGAAGCATTTTTGTCTAAGTCGAACCATAGAAAATCCGGATGCTTCCTTTTCCATGGAGCCGCATGAATTTAAAGCGATGGTTAAGGATATCAGAATCGCAGAAAAAGCGATGGGAAATGTGTGTTACCAATTATCGGAAAAGGAAGCTGAAAGTAAACAATTTAGAAAGTCAATCTTTGTAGTAAGAGACATGGTCAAAGGTGAGACTTTTAGTGAAGAAAACATACGGGTTATTCGCCCAGGGCACGGCCTGGAACCCAAGTATTACGAAGATATTGAAGGGAAAAAGGCTGCAGATAATATTGAGCTCGGAACACCACTACGCTGGGGTTTGGTAGAATAA
- a CDS encoding cytidylyltransferase domain-containing protein: MKTAAIIQARMGSTRLPGKILKDLMGKTVLQHVIERVQQAKNIDEIIIATTTLAQDDVVADEALKCGANYFRGSENDVLARYYGAAKENNVDIVVRITSDCPLIDPFVTDEIIRYFKQDNMYDIVTNAGSDLSKRTFPRGLDTEVFSFQSLERAYQQADKDYQHEHVTPYIYENSSRIYYYRNSVDYSMFRLTLDTEEDFILIKEIYRHLYRGQHDFYLKDIVSLFKEYPDLIKINAHIEQKKL, translated from the coding sequence GTGAAAACAGCAGCCATTATCCAAGCTAGGATGGGGTCCACCAGGTTGCCTGGAAAAATTCTAAAGGACCTAATGGGGAAAACAGTTTTACAGCATGTTATTGAACGAGTGCAGCAAGCTAAAAATATTGACGAAATAATTATCGCTACCACAACACTTGCTCAGGATGATGTCGTGGCAGATGAGGCTCTGAAGTGCGGAGCGAATTATTTTAGAGGCAGTGAAAATGATGTTTTAGCTCGCTATTATGGGGCGGCAAAGGAGAATAATGTCGATATAGTGGTGAGGATTACTTCAGATTGTCCTCTGATTGATCCGTTTGTTACGGACGAGATTATCAGGTATTTTAAGCAGGATAATATGTATGATATTGTAACAAATGCCGGCAGTGATTTGAGTAAACGAACATTTCCCCGTGGATTGGATACGGAGGTTTTTTCTTTTCAGTCCTTGGAAAGAGCCTATCAACAAGCTGACAAGGACTATCAACATGAACATGTGACCCCGTATATATATGAAAATAGCTCAAGGATCTATTACTATAGAAATTCGGTTGACTATTCTATGTTTCGCTTGACGTTAGATACGGAAGAAGATTTTATCCTTATCAAAGAGATATACCGTCATTTATATAGGGGCCAACATGACTTTTACTTGAAGGATATTGTTAGCTTATTTAAAGAATATCCGGATCTAATTAAAATTAATGCTCATATTGAACAGAAAAAACTTTGA
- a CDS encoding polysaccharide biosynthesis protein: MSFFKGKKVLIIGGTGTIGQSLLSYILREGPEVVRILSRDEHKQFELREKMIRYPNIRYLIGDIRDGDRVARAMEDIDYVFHLAAMKHVPSCEYNPYEAVKTNVIGTENVITAARNAGVKRVIFTSTDKAIAPTNAYGASKLMAERLIASAQYNSGGHATIFAAVRFGNVMGSRGSVIPLFKSQIVENRRITVTDKTMSRFMMTLNQATELTIKAMKTAQGGEIFVLKMPVISLKELAEVVIEETAKKININPNSVEIAEIGLRPGEKMYEELMTMEEAKNAFELPDMFVIPNVFLKRNLSYPNAVEANHSSYSSDRGPVAGRHELLAMLKESELI; this comes from the coding sequence ATGAGCTTTTTTAAAGGTAAAAAGGTATTAATTATTGGAGGCACCGGGACAATTGGGCAAAGCTTATTAAGCTATATATTAAGAGAAGGTCCTGAGGTTGTTCGGATATTGAGCAGGGATGAACATAAGCAATTTGAGCTGAGAGAGAAAATGATCCGCTACCCTAACATTCGCTACCTTATTGGGGATATTCGGGATGGTGATCGTGTTGCAAGAGCTATGGAGGATATCGATTATGTGTTTCATTTAGCAGCGATGAAACACGTCCCTTCTTGTGAGTATAATCCATACGAAGCTGTAAAAACCAATGTTATAGGGACTGAGAATGTCATAACCGCTGCACGTAATGCTGGCGTAAAAAGGGTGATTTTCACCAGTACAGATAAAGCTATTGCTCCTACAAATGCCTATGGGGCATCCAAATTAATGGCAGAAAGATTAATTGCGTCTGCACAGTATAATAGCGGTGGTCATGCAACAATATTTGCTGCTGTGCGCTTTGGCAATGTTATGGGATCGCGTGGTTCCGTGATTCCACTGTTTAAATCCCAGATTGTTGAAAACCGTAGAATAACGGTTACTGATAAAACGATGAGCCGCTTTATGATGACCTTAAATCAGGCCACTGAGTTGACAATAAAAGCTATGAAAACTGCTCAGGGCGGGGAAATTTTTGTTTTAAAAATGCCGGTTATTTCTTTAAAAGAGTTAGCTGAAGTGGTTATTGAAGAAACTGCCAAGAAAATTAACATCAATCCAAACAGTGTCGAGATTGCGGAAATTGGCTTGCGTCCGGGTGAGAAGATGTATGAGGAACTTATGACTATGGAAGAAGCGAAAAATGCTTTCGAGTTGCCGGATATGTTTGTTATTCCTAATGTGTTTTTAAAAAGGAACTTATCCTACCCCAACGCTGTTGAAGCAAATCATAGTAGTTATAGTTCTGACAGAGGTCCAGTGGCCGGTCGCCATGAATTGTTAGCAATGCTTAAAGAGAGTGAGCTTATTTAA